TTTTTCTGCTCAGCGTACCTTCAACCATTGCCATGGTTATGTCGACGAAATCTGTCCTTAGCAGAGGAAGGATATTCATGGCTTCGGGGTCGCCCCATCGTGCATTTATCTCTATTACTTTCGGCCCTTCATTCGTAAGCATGAATTGCCCGTAAATGGCCCCCCTATATGGTCTGCCCTCGCTATGCATGGCATCAATGATGCGTTGAAGTATTGCAACAGCCTCCTCATAATCATTCCTGTCCATGAACGGTAATATTCCACTTGCATCTGAATAAGAACCCATTCCGCCCGTATTTGGCCCCCTATCGCCTGGAAGCAAACGCTTATGATCCTGAACAGCTGGGGTAGGGACTATTGTAAAACTGTCACAGAAAGTCTGCAGCGTGAATTCCTCGCCAACGGCTTTTTCTTCTATGAGAACCCTTGCCTTGCCCCCTATTTTTTTTGATATAACATCCTCCGCATAGCCTATTGCATCTTCAATGCTGCGGAAATGGTCTCCTGCAATCCTCACGCCCTTGCCCCCGGTCAGTCCTACTGGCTTTATTGCCACCTCTCCGTCCAGCATTTCTATGAATTCCTTTGCTCCCTTTGCATCAGAAAATGCCCTGCTTTTTAACATTCCCTTGATACCGTACTTCTCCATCAGATTGCGCATGAATTCCTTGTTGGTTTCTATCTCTGCCGCCTCCCTTGTAGGTGAAGCCACTT
This is a stretch of genomic DNA from Candidatus Thermoplasmatota archaeon. It encodes these proteins:
- the purD gene encoding phosphoribosylamine--glycine ligase gives rise to the protein MKILVIGGGAREHAICKAVSRSDADLYAIMKNSNPGIKKLARDFCLQNETNVDKVLSYARSKKIDLAIVGPEAPEEAGVTNTLEADGIKVASPTREAAEIETNKEFMRNLMEKYGIKGMLKSRAFSDAKGAKEFIEMLDGEVAIKPVGLTGGKGVRIAGDHFRSIEDAIGYAEDVISKKIGGKARVLIEEKAVGEEFTLQTFCDSFTIVPTPAVQDHKRLLPGDRGPNTGGMGSYSDASGILPFMDRNDYEEAVAILQRIIDAMHSEGRPYRGAIYGQFMLTNEGPKVIEINARWGDPEAMNILPLLRTDFVDITMAMVEGTLSRKKMDLEKKSTVCKYVVPEGYGVNSLDGKKISVDEDRIKKSGGQLFYASVDERDGNVYTTKSRSLAVVGIADKIDDAEVICEDCLKHVKGEHVFIRHDIGKRELIQKRIEHMRMLRG